Proteins from one Prinia subflava isolate CZ2003 ecotype Zambia chromosome 4, Cam_Psub_1.2, whole genome shotgun sequence genomic window:
- the FBXL14 gene encoding F-box/LRR-repeat protein 14: METHISCLFPELLAMIFGYLEVRDKGRAAQVCTAWRDAAYHRSVWRGVEAKLHLRRANPSLFPSLAARGIRRVQILSLRRSLSYVVQGMADIESLNLSGCYNLTDNGLSHAFVAEISSLRSLNLSLCKQITDSSLGRIAQYLKGLEVLELGGCSNITNTGLLLIAWGLQRLKSLNLRSCRHLSDVGIGHLAGMTRSAAEGCLGLEQLTLQDCQKLSDLSLKHLARGLGRLRQLNLSFCGGISDAGLLHLSHMSSLRSLNLRSCDNISDTGIMHLAMGSLRLSGLDVSFCDKVGDQSLAYIAQGLDGLRSLSLCSCHISDEGINRMVRQMHGLRTLNIGQCVRITDKGLELIAEHLSQLTGIDLYGCTRITKRGLERITQLPCLKVLNLGLWEMTESEKVR, translated from the coding sequence ATGGAAACGCACATCTCGTGCCTGTTCCCCGAGCTGCTCGCCATGATCTTCGGGTACCTGGAGGTGCGCGACAAGGGCCGCGCGGCGCAGGTGTGCACGGCCTGGCGGGACGCCGCCTACCACCGCTCGGTGTGGCGGGGCGTGGAGGCCAAGCTGCACCTGCGCCGCGCCAACCCCTCGCTCTTCCCCAGCCTGGCGGCGCGGGGCATCCGGCGGGTGCAGATCCTGTCGCTGCGGCGCAGCCTGAGCTACGTGGTCCAGGGCATGGCGGACATCGAGAGCCTCAACCTCAGCGGCTGCTACAACCTCACCGACAACGGGCTGAGCCACGCCTTCGTGGCGGAGATCAGCTCTCTGCGCTCGCTCAACCTGAGCCTCTGCAAGCAGATCACGGACAGCAGCCTGGGCCGCATCGCCCAGTACCTCAAGGGCCTGGAGGTGCTCGAGCTCGGAGGCTGCAGCAACATCACCAACACCGGCCTCCTGCTCATCGCCTGGGGCCTGCAGCGCCTCAAGAGCCTCAACCTGCGCTCCTGCCGGCACCTCTCCGACGTGGGCATCGGGCACCTGGCGGGCATGACCCGCAGCGCGGCCGAGGGCTgcctgggcctggagcagctcacgCTGCAGGACTGCCAGAAGCTCAGCGACCTCTCGCTCAAGCACCTGGCCCGCGGGCTGGGCCGCCTCCGCCAGCTCAACCTCAGCTTCTGCGGGGGCATCTCGGACGCGGGGCTGCTGCACCTGTCGCACATGAGCAGCCTGCGCAGCCTCAACCTGCGCTCCTGCGACAACATCAGCGACACGGGCATCATGCACCTGGCCATGGGCAGCCTGCGGCTCTCCGGCCTCGACGTCTCCTTCTGCGACAAGGTGGGGGACCAGAGCCTCGCCTACATCGCACAGGGCCTGGACGGGCTGCGCTCGCTGTCGCTCTGCTCGTGCCACATCAGCGATGAGGGCATCAACCGCATGGTGCGGCAGATGCACGGGCTGCGCACCCTCAACATCGGCCAGTGCGTGCGCATCACCGACAAGGGCCTGGAGCTCATCGCCGAGCACCTCAGCCAGCTCACGGGCATCGACCTCTACGGCTGCACCCGCATCACCAAGCGGGGCCTGGAGCGCATCACCCAGCTGCCCTGCCTCAAGGTGCTCAACCTGGGACTTTGGGAAATGACTGAGAGTGAGAAGGTCAggtga